In Clostridia bacterium, a single genomic region encodes these proteins:
- a CDS encoding signal peptidase I, with protein sequence MKVAGKILSILSYILLAVVLVIFVTVLVARIRNEIPTLFGYSFHLVVSPSMETENEDSIEIGDMVIVKHCDSKDIAMHDIILFVSQDPSQTVDGKPMKILHRVVGYANEEHTSFITKGDNNSRNDDYPSGELIGKMAGKSRAFGAVMLFFMKGTNIIFLLLIIVLVVFMAVLIAKLVTSFKKAKPNDEEQVMRQEIMEKIKKEQEESNNDKVIQANQGDANTNPDNQNDKSGQDNQ encoded by the coding sequence ATGAAAGTCGCAGGCAAAATACTATCTATATTATCATATATACTTCTTGCAGTAGTGCTAGTTATATTTGTAACCGTACTTGTTGCGAGAATTAGAAATGAAATACCTACGCTGTTTGGCTATTCGTTTCACCTTGTAGTATCGCCCTCAATGGAAACGGAGAACGAAGACAGTATTGAAATCGGCGATATGGTGATAGTTAAGCATTGTGACAGTAAAGATATAGCTATGCACGATATTATTCTTTTTGTAAGTCAAGACCCTTCTCAAACAGTCGATGGCAAACCTATGAAAATATTGCATAGGGTAGTAGGCTACGCTAACGAAGAGCATACTTCGTTTATTACAAAAGGCGATAATAATAGTCGTAACGACGACTATCCTTCGGGCGAACTTATAGGTAAAATGGCGGGTAAGTCTAGGGCGTTTGGCGCAGTAATGCTGTTTTTTATGAAAGGCACAAATATTATATTTTTGCTCTTGATAATAGTTCTTGTAGTTTTTATGGCAGTGTTGATAGCCAAACTTGTAACTTCATTTAAAAAAGCTAAGCCAAATGACGAAGAGCAAGTTATGCGCCAAGAAATAATGGAAAAAATTAAAAAGGAACAAGAAGAAAGCAATAATGATAAAGTAATCCAAGCTAATCAAGGCGACGCAAACACTAACCCCGATAACCAAAATGATAAGAGCGGGCAAGATAATCAATAA
- a CDS encoding EAL domain-containing protein, translating into MFQIVIDNKNIVKVDKTFKSTYCSRWIDGFFDLAYSFELEANSAKFNAVVKLEDISGAVRYAFLECENKKNKIYANGVDVTSDIGEILTMRQKYGIVSSTKLGNAYTLDEHCKHKLKKYFDSLLVFRISIINLEEYSLMLGKAFKTIIFNKVAEMVVSVFGKDTTYQISDFEFIVMKKGGDLYLEEIAKMALSQIKTVFTIEDRNVMLDIRIGIVDFRNYSGDINYQIIDTSTRLAVEKASRSKSARSFVLSYYTDRIPTDFSKQGVIEQMIKRDQFDVYYQPQVDLKTNKIIGLEALTRIIGEDKKDITTAELIAISEKCGGILPLGEFIYKKALSFAKTLQTQGQDVEIAINVSTIQLLERGFVTAFTNYARSLNLDTSKINIEITETAMMYSVDAILPKLSQLIQFGFNIHIDDFGTGYSSLSYLASLPANCIKIDRGFVDKLIDDSYSIIVSGAIMIAKSLRKKVIAEGVETQKQVDILRKINCDIIQGYIIAKAMSEKETLSFLLDYVKKEA; encoded by the coding sequence ATGTTTCAAATTGTAATAGACAATAAAAATATTGTAAAAGTTGATAAAACTTTTAAATCTACCTATTGTAGCAGATGGATAGATGGTTTTTTTGACCTTGCCTATTCGTTTGAACTAGAAGCTAACTCGGCAAAGTTTAACGCCGTTGTCAAACTCGAAGATATAAGCGGAGCTGTCCGCTATGCCTTTTTAGAGTGTGAGAATAAGAAAAACAAAATTTACGCAAATGGCGTTGACGTTACTAGCGACATTGGTGAAATTTTAACTATGCGTCAAAAGTATGGCATTGTAAGCTCTACTAAGCTTGGCAACGCTTACACGCTTGACGAACATTGTAAACATAAATTAAAGAAATATTTTGACAGCCTACTTGTATTTAGAATATCCATTATCAATTTAGAAGAATATTCGTTAATGCTAGGCAAGGCTTTCAAAACTATCATATTTAACAAAGTTGCCGAAATGGTAGTAAGCGTTTTTGGCAAAGATACGACATATCAAATAAGCGACTTTGAGTTTATCGTAATGAAAAAAGGCGGAGATTTATATCTAGAAGAGATTGCAAAAATGGCTTTATCGCAAATTAAAACCGTATTTACTATCGAAGACAGAAATGTTATGTTAGATATAAGAATAGGCATCGTCGATTTTAGAAATTATAGCGGAGATATAAATTACCAAATAATCGATACCTCAACTCGTCTTGCAGTAGAAAAGGCTTCAAGGTCAAAATCAGCTCGTAGCTTTGTGTTAAGTTATTATACCGACCGTATTCCAACCGACTTTTCTAAACAAGGCGTAATAGAGCAAATGATTAAGCGTGACCAGTTTGACGTATATTACCAGCCCCAAGTCGACTTAAAAACCAATAAGATTATAGGGCTTGAAGCTCTAACTCGTATTATAGGCGAAGATAAAAAAGATATTACAACCGCCGAATTAATAGCTATTAGCGAAAAGTGTGGCGGAATTTTGCCATTAGGCGAATTTATTTATAAAAAAGCTTTAAGTTTTGCTAAGACATTGCAAACGCAAGGGCAAGACGTCGAAATAGCCATCAACGTTTCTACTATTCAGTTGTTAGAAAGGGGATTTGTTACGGCGTTTACTAATTATGCTAGGTCTTTAAATTTAGATACTTCAAAAATTAACATCGAAATAACAGAAACGGCTATGATGTATTCGGTCGACGCTATTTTACCCAAACTTTCTCAGCTAATTCAATTTGGTTTTAATATTCATATCGATGACTTTGGCACAGGATATTCGTCTTTATCTTATTTAGCAAGTTTGCCTGCAAATTGCATTAAGATTGACAGAGGTTTTGTCGACAAACTAATAGACGACTCTTATTCTATTATAGTTAGCGGAGCTATTATGATAGCTAAGAGTTTAAGAAAGAAAGTTATCGCCGAAGGCGTAGAAACGCAAAAACAAGTTGATATCCTAAGAAAAATTAATTGTGACATAATACAAGGCTATATTATCGCAAAAGCTATGAGCGAAAAAGAAACTCTATCTTTTTTGCTTGATTATGTCAAAAAGGAGGCGTAA
- a CDS encoding EAL domain-containing protein — protein MLGFLNTNTVGGIFLIIAILIVSGLLIWLLVVRTRHDRLYFIDLYNKKRIFTKPEMLKSLNGSISINREFYLFMLQARSYKDLISLYSQDSVESAMNLIFSRIDTEMPEGVRLSRIERDSILVFVKQEKNIDIGTIAKKLKDISARNVLLESRKNIRIDFSVAIVGYPNDGDNLSTLMSMLQISLTDGKRAVSGNLTVSRSGQIAVEDYETERKEIKEALDKEQFVLFYHPVLETRNMKIAGAECLIRWNHPTRGMLPPSAFFPVFERLGEMHALALWVFDHSAKQLAYWRSQKSNNLWLSVNMSINQLSNPIIVREFTKILKKYDLVAGDFYFEVYDLAMYSKLEGIRTTVDQLSRMGFKISVDKFGKGSSSITELEQLPLSQIKVDMSLLERARENVLYGGIINTLSDYVRQKNIMLVADGVENKEDLDLAHIYKLPYLQGFYFTRPVSTNEFENLFTDDSWKIAKGIGDSLSTSINKKIASPDIKVGLIQDDNTTIGEKINSDKIDSDKSNGKKVQIDATTPELKASVKSFSGDTQIVAPSTDSTPIDKNVLKVGKLLDEIEMPNVDNTKQGGSASEIAIASEQDASSSRSSQTGGKQVAKKASNGEQADKNTVAKANSTVKKTSTVKKAVTSSATASKDNNTSDGEIKAKKPPAKATPKTDGEIKSKKPPAKATPKTDGEVKVKKPPAKASPKTDGNILKAKKSSTKVIEPIKIEDSRLGKGLMQANSQPKPTNKQSKADPIKIEAIPTRVDGFDNKDDKPDT, from the coding sequence GTGTTAGGATTTTTAAATACAAACACAGTTGGCGGTATCTTTTTAATAATTGCAATCTTGATTGTTTCAGGGCTACTTATATGGTTGCTTGTTGTTCGAACAAGACACGATAGACTTTATTTTATAGATTTATACAACAAAAAAAGAATTTTTACCAAGCCCGAAATGTTAAAGTCCCTTAACGGCTCTATCAGCATAAATAGAGAATTCTACTTATTTATGCTACAAGCCAGAAGTTACAAAGACCTTATCTCTCTATATTCGCAGGATAGCGTAGAATCGGCAATGAATTTAATTTTTTCTCGCATCGATACCGAAATGCCCGAAGGAGTAAGGCTTTCTCGCATAGAGCGTGACAGCATCTTAGTATTTGTTAAGCAGGAAAAAAACATAGATATAGGCACAATCGCAAAAAAACTTAAAGATATATCAGCAAGAAACGTTTTGCTAGAAAGCAGAAAAAACATACGAATAGATTTTTCGGTAGCTATCGTAGGCTACCCAAACGACGGCGACAATCTCAGCACCCTTATGAGTATGCTTCAAATATCTTTAACCGATGGCAAACGTGCAGTTTCGGGCAATCTTACTGTAAGTAGAAGCGGACAAATCGCCGTAGAAGACTACGAAACCGAACGCAAAGAGATTAAAGAAGCGCTTGATAAAGAACAGTTTGTGCTATTCTACCACCCCGTATTAGAAACAAGAAATATGAAGATAGCCGGCGCAGAGTGTTTAATTAGATGGAATCACCCAACACGAGGTATGTTACCGCCATCGGCTTTTTTCCCGGTATTTGAACGACTAGGCGAAATGCATGCGCTTGCGCTATGGGTGTTTGACCATTCGGCAAAACAGCTCGCTTATTGGCGCTCCCAAAAGTCGAACAACTTGTGGCTGTCGGTAAATATGTCAATCAACCAACTTAGCAACCCTATAATAGTGCGTGAGTTTACTAAAATTTTGAAAAAATACGACTTAGTAGCCGGCGACTTCTATTTTGAAGTATACGATTTAGCTATGTATTCTAAGCTAGAAGGCATACGCACGACCGTTGACCAACTATCCCGTATGGGCTTTAAAATATCGGTTGATAAATTCGGCAAAGGCAGTTCCTCTATAACCGAGTTAGAACAATTACCATTGTCGCAAATTAAAGTCGATATGAGTTTGCTTGAACGAGCAAGAGAGAACGTCTTGTACGGCGGAATAATAAACACATTGTCGGACTACGTAAGACAAAAAAATATTATGTTAGTCGCTGACGGCGTTGAAAACAAAGAAGACTTAGACTTAGCGCATATATACAAATTGCCGTATTTACAAGGTTTCTACTTTACACGACCGGTATCTACTAACGAATTTGAGAATTTGTTTACCGACGATTCGTGGAAAATTGCCAAAGGTATCGGCGACAGCTTATCTACAAGCATAAACAAAAAAATTGCGTCGCCTGATATTAAAGTCGGTTTAATCCAAGACGACAACACAACAATCGGCGAGAAAATAAATAGTGATAAAATAGATAGTGACAAATCAAACGGAAAGAAAGTACAAATTGACGCTACGACACCCGAATTAAAAGCCAGCGTTAAGAGTTTTTCGGGCGATACTCAAATTGTTGCGCCTTCAACCGATTCAACGCCCATTGATAAAAATGTACTTAAAGTTGGTAAGTTGCTTGACGAAATAGAAATGCCAAACGTAGATAATACTAAACAGGGCGGTTCGGCAAGTGAAATAGCGATCGCTAGCGAGCAAGACGCTTCTTCTAGTCGGTCAAGCCAAACAGGTGGCAAACAAGTAGCAAAGAAAGCCTCAAATGGCGAGCAAGCTGACAAAAACACCGTAGCTAAGGCAAATTCAACCGTAAAAAAGACTTCAACTGTAAAAAAGGCGGTTACTTCTTCGGCAACGGCAAGCAAAGACAATAATACTAGCGACGGCGAAATTAAAGCGAAAAAGCCACCAGCTAAGGCAACCCCAAAAACTGACGGCGAAATTAAGTCGAAAAAGCCACCAGCTAAGGCAACCCCAAAAACTGACGGTGAAGTTAAAGTTAAAAAGCCACCAGCTAAGGCAAGCCCAAAAACTGACGGAAACATTCTCAAAGCAAAAAAGTCTTCAACCAAAGTTATCGAGCCGATAAAAATTGAAGATTCGAGGTTGGGCAAGGGATTAATGCAAGCTAATTCTCAACCCAAACCTACAAATAAACAAAGTAAAGCCGACCCGATAAAGATTGAGGCTATTCCCACCCGAGTAGACGGCTTTGATAATAAGGACGACAAACCCGATACCTAA
- a CDS encoding pyridoxal phosphate-dependent aminotransferase, producing MISKKMMQLGKKRSAIRETFEYSKIREQQIGKENVFDFSIGNPSVPAPDCITQTLIDLLKNSNPVELHGYTSAQGDLASRKAVADFIDKTQHAYLDPNYIYLTVGASAALSATFHAISVPDDEIILFAPYFAEYSVFIDSAGAKLVSCPSHSDTLLPDFDALEKLITAHTKAVVVNSPNNPTGVVYPSKTIQQLADILVRKEKEFDSQIFIVSDEPYRELVYDNTVVPYIPAYYTDTIVCYSFSKIWSLPGERIGYVALTPNMRSIDDIYAAICGAGRYLGYICAPSMYQKLMPLCMGATSDIKVYEQNRNILYDALTQYGFSCVHPDGAFYLFVKSPESDANKFCQKAKEFELLLVASNSFGYPGFVRISYCKTTQQILNSLPAFEKLAKSYNLK from the coding sequence ATGATATCAAAAAAAATGATGCAACTGGGTAAAAAACGCTCGGCAATAAGAGAAACCTTCGAGTACAGCAAGATACGTGAACAACAAATTGGCAAAGAGAACGTATTCGATTTTAGTATTGGCAACCCTAGCGTACCAGCGCCCGATTGCATTACACAAACATTAATTGACTTATTAAAAAATTCTAATCCGGTTGAACTGCACGGTTATACTTCGGCGCAAGGCGACCTTGCATCTCGCAAAGCGGTTGCGGACTTTATTGACAAGACTCAACACGCTTACCTTGACCCTAACTACATATACCTAACCGTTGGCGCATCGGCGGCATTATCGGCAACTTTCCACGCAATTTCTGTGCCGGACGACGAAATTATTCTATTTGCTCCATATTTTGCCGAATACAGCGTATTTATCGATTCGGCAGGCGCAAAGCTTGTTTCTTGTCCTTCGCATAGCGACACGCTATTGCCTGACTTTGATGCGTTAGAGAAATTAATTACGGCTCACACTAAGGCAGTTGTAGTAAATTCCCCCAACAACCCAACCGGCGTAGTTTATCCTAGCAAAACTATTCAACAACTTGCCGACATTCTTGTTCGCAAAGAAAAGGAATTTGACAGCCAAATATTTATAGTATCCGACGAACCATATAGAGAACTTGTCTATGACAACACCGTTGTTCCTTATATCCCAGCGTATTACACCGACACTATTGTTTGCTACTCTTTCTCCAAAATTTGGTCGCTTCCGGGCGAAAGAATTGGATACGTAGCCTTAACACCAAATATGCGTAGCATTGACGATATCTACGCAGCAATTTGCGGAGCAGGCAGATATTTAGGCTATATTTGCGCCCCGAGTATGTACCAAAAGTTAATGCCACTATGTATGGGCGCAACAAGCGATATTAAGGTCTACGAACAAAATCGTAATATATTATATGACGCCCTCACGCAATACGGTTTTTCTTGCGTTCACCCCGACGGAGCATTCTATTTATTTGTCAAGAGTCCCGAAAGCGACGCAAATAAATTCTGCCAAAAGGCAAAAGAATTTGAATTACTGCTTGTTGCGAGCAACAGTTTTGGTTATCCGGGTTTTGTGCGTATATCTTACTGTAAAACTACTCAACAAATACTCAACAGCTTGCCTGCATTTGAAAAACTTGCAAAATCTTACAATCTTAAATAG
- a CDS encoding ABC transporter substrate-binding protein translates to MKKSKILALLLAVIMLLTAGLAACAPSADEIAKAKGELDAFATELKGKTDYSTEQLAQLDEALAAAKTALDNAKDSDALAAAVTAGKAALSAVDAATEIAKARADAIKAIEAEVAQLDEKYDYTAANLTKRNDEVAKVKAAINAGLNQDAIDAASANGKAAINGIAHTVKEFTYQDTFVTAPSTWNPHTYRTTDDSYLIGYITNGLYSFYFNDTFNGYSIKPEMAEAEPVDITEEAKKEAKWGIPADATKGYAYKIALNRNAVWEDGTPINAETYMYSLKELLNPAAQNYRAQDAINGQLVYKNAEKYFRSDSPIYEAVVKYVDDKPVITDPDWATKDLWVSMTKYPTFGSYTFFDLEDYGASYVKDGVNIREKLTKLENMYGYFKLDDTNRADFEYCVGQYGSPFGMSPEQMLQPGNLREFYSLYKGMTEKFDFANVGMYQGKDEYELVIVLEKALSGFYLLYNLSSNNIVHKGLYEANKVVVGSTFSSTYNTSTDTTLSYGPYKLQRYQNSKEMYLVKNEKWYGWTDGKHTFIDPKGVEHEMYQATAVHAKLVAEASTRKEMFLKGQLDGYGLQKADFAEYRTSTRIYFTPSETIFFLILNGYTKALEARQNATPGVCRKIIAYKDFKMAMSLAYDKEAFAASISPARSGGYALIGDPYIYEPETGAQYRSTKQAMQVLCDFYGMEYGDGEAYATIEEAVAAITGYNPTLSKEYFLKAINEAIKNGDMVAGDRVEIVYAISSDSDFMTQTINYLNAGIKAVLAGTEYEDKITVVKSAPCGGQWSEKIRSGELDTVLGGWSGGLLDPFGMMDCYVNPAKQYDGKWFNANEVKLTLTLAGYTKDADGKDLPAGETISYNEGKPITLTLKQWSDCISGTAIEVTVGGTVEAPIKITLNFGYGMAPADARLDILAAIEGTVLQTYNYIPMLQDAGASLLSFKLEWIKQDYDAVMGRGGLTYARFNYSDKAWTAFVAAQGGELNYKSST, encoded by the coding sequence ATGAAAAAAAGCAAAATTTTAGCATTATTACTTGCTGTAATTATGCTATTGACTGCTGGTCTTGCTGCCTGTGCTCCTTCCGCTGACGAAATTGCAAAAGCAAAGGGCGAATTAGACGCTTTCGCAACCGAGTTAAAAGGAAAGACAGATTACTCAACAGAGCAACTAGCTCAGTTAGACGAAGCTTTGGCAGCTGCTAAGACAGCGCTTGACAACGCCAAAGACTCTGACGCCCTAGCTGCTGCCGTTACCGCTGGTAAGGCTGCTCTATCCGCAGTTGACGCAGCTACCGAGATTGCTAAGGCAAGAGCGGACGCTATTAAGGCGATTGAGGCAGAAGTAGCTCAGCTTGACGAAAAGTACGATTACACTGCGGCAAACTTAACCAAACGTAACGACGAAGTTGCTAAGGTTAAAGCTGCAATTAATGCCGGACTTAATCAAGACGCTATCGACGCAGCGTCTGCTAATGGCAAAGCTGCAATCAATGGAATTGCTCACACAGTTAAGGAATTCACATACCAAGATACATTTGTGACCGCTCCTTCTACTTGGAATCCTCATACATATCGTACAACTGATGACTCATACCTAATTGGTTACATCACAAACGGTTTGTATAGTTTCTATTTCAATGATACGTTTAATGGATACAGTATTAAACCTGAAATGGCAGAAGCTGAACCCGTTGACATCACTGAAGAAGCAAAGAAAGAAGCAAAATGGGGTATCCCAGCTGACGCTACTAAGGGTTACGCTTATAAAATAGCTCTTAACAGAAACGCTGTTTGGGAAGATGGCACACCTATCAATGCTGAAACTTATATGTATTCTTTAAAAGAACTACTTAATCCCGCTGCGCAAAACTACCGTGCGCAAGACGCAATCAACGGACAATTAGTTTATAAGAATGCTGAAAAGTATTTTAGATCAGACTCTCCTATTTATGAAGCTGTTGTTAAATACGTAGACGATAAGCCAGTTATCACAGATCCTGATTGGGCAACCAAAGATTTGTGGGTATCAATGACTAAGTATCCTACGTTTGGCTCTTATACATTCTTTGACCTAGAAGATTATGGCGCATCATACGTTAAAGATGGCGTTAATATTCGTGAGAAATTAACCAAACTTGAAAATATGTATGGCTATTTCAAACTTGACGATACAAACAGAGCTGACTTTGAGTATTGCGTAGGTCAATATGGTTCTCCGTTTGGAATGAGCCCAGAACAAATGCTACAACCCGGTAACCTTCGTGAATTCTACTCGTTATACAAAGGAATGACCGAAAAATTTGACTTTGCTAACGTTGGTATGTATCAAGGCAAAGACGAATACGAACTTGTAATTGTACTTGAAAAAGCTCTAAGCGGTTTCTATCTACTTTACAATTTATCTTCAAATAACATTGTTCACAAAGGCTTATACGAAGCTAATAAGGTTGTTGTTGGTAGCACATTCTCTTCAACATACAACACATCCACAGACACAACGCTAAGCTATGGTCCTTACAAACTTCAAAGATACCAGAACAGCAAAGAAATGTACCTAGTTAAGAATGAAAAATGGTACGGCTGGACCGATGGCAAACACACGTTTATAGACCCTAAGGGCGTAGAGCACGAAATGTATCAAGCTACCGCTGTTCACGCAAAATTAGTAGCTGAGGCTTCAACCAGAAAAGAAATGTTCTTAAAAGGACAACTTGACGGTTACGGTCTACAAAAAGCTGACTTTGCAGAATATCGTACAAGCACTCGTATTTACTTTACTCCTAGCGAAACAATATTCTTCTTAATCTTAAACGGCTATACCAAGGCTCTTGAAGCTAGACAAAATGCAACGCCCGGCGTTTGCAGAAAGATTATTGCTTACAAAGATTTCAAGATGGCTATGTCACTAGCTTATGATAAAGAAGCATTTGCAGCTTCGATTTCTCCCGCTCGTTCAGGTGGTTATGCTCTAATAGGCGACCCATACATTTACGAACCGGAAACCGGCGCTCAATATCGTAGCACCAAACAAGCTATGCAAGTACTTTGTGACTTCTACGGTATGGAATATGGCGATGGCGAAGCTTATGCTACAATTGAAGAAGCCGTTGCAGCTATTACCGGTTACAACCCAACTCTTTCAAAAGAGTATTTCTTAAAAGCAATCAACGAAGCTATTAAGAATGGCGATATGGTTGCCGGCGATAGAGTTGAAATTGTTTATGCAATTTCATCAGACTCAGACTTTATGACACAAACAATCAATTACCTTAACGCAGGAATTAAAGCCGTACTTGCAGGCACAGAGTACGAAGATAAGATTACCGTAGTTAAGAGCGCTCCTTGTGGTGGCCAATGGTCAGAAAAGATTAGAAGTGGCGAACTTGACACCGTTCTTGGCGGTTGGTCTGGCGGACTACTTGACCCGTTTGGAATGATGGACTGCTATGTAAACCCTGCAAAACAATATGATGGCAAGTGGTTCAATGCAAACGAAGTTAAGTTAACTCTAACTCTTGCTGGTTACACCAAAGATGCTGACGGTAAAGATTTACCTGCTGGCGAGACAATTAGTTATAACGAAGGCAAACCAATAACCCTAACCTTAAAACAATGGTCTGACTGTATTAGTGGTACAGCTATTGAAGTAACAGTTGGTGGCACAGTAGAAGCTCCCATTAAGATTACTTTAAACTTTGGTTATGGTATGGCTCCCGCTGATGCAAGACTTGATATTTTGGCTGCTATTGAAGGTACTGTTCTACAAACTTACAACTACATCCCAATGTTACAAGACGCTGGCGCATCATTACTATCATTCAAGCTTGAATGGATCAAACAAGACTATGACGCCGTTATGGGTCGTGGTGGTCTAACATACGCTAGATTTAACTACTCTGATAAGGCTTGGACAGCATTTGTAGCTGCGCAAGGCGGAGAACTTAACTACAAGTCAAGTACATAA
- a CDS encoding ABC transporter permease has translation MFKYAIKRILLMLLTFSIIMLICFVLVKLLPLPEVLDERYREAILARREMLGYNKPILVQFGLLAKYVITDWNWGLGETYMTGLEVADVFAEKLPATMIVNLWSIILSIPIGIALGVWAALKKNSITDHTISTVVMLSISVPSFVYAFLVQYLFCFKLGWFDMQMLALGECMKKMGYDLNLVGYDDLSWIKQAGVYFSLPMFLSIMPAIMSLSFGTIAGFTRVTRAELTEVLTSEFMLLARTKGLTKAQATYRHAMRNCMVVILPAIFGQFIGILGGSLVIEKIFGIPGVGELYLGSITARDYNFFMMLTAFYTFIGLAAGIVVDISYGFIDPRIRMGAKK, from the coding sequence ATGTTTAAGTATGCAATTAAAAGAATACTCCTCATGTTGTTGACATTCAGCATTATAATGCTAATTTGTTTCGTACTTGTTAAGTTATTGCCTCTGCCAGAGGTACTAGACGAAAGATACAGAGAAGCAATACTTGCAAGAAGAGAGATGCTAGGATACAACAAACCAATCTTAGTACAATTTGGCTTACTGGCTAAATATGTAATTACAGACTGGAATTGGGGACTGGGTGAAACTTATATGACAGGCCTTGAAGTAGCCGATGTTTTTGCCGAGAAGCTACCTGCGACTATGATAGTCAACTTATGGTCTATTATACTAAGTATCCCGATTGGCATAGCGCTTGGTGTGTGGGCTGCTCTTAAAAAGAATTCTATTACCGACCACACAATTTCTACGGTTGTTATGTTATCTATTTCCGTCCCGTCCTTTGTTTACGCCTTCCTGGTTCAATATTTATTCTGCTTTAAACTAGGTTGGTTTGATATGCAAATGCTAGCCTTAGGCGAGTGTATGAAAAAGATGGGGTATGATTTAAACTTAGTTGGATACGATGATTTGTCTTGGATTAAACAAGCTGGGGTATATTTTTCGCTACCAATGTTTTTGAGCATTATGCCTGCGATTATGTCGTTGTCCTTTGGTACGATTGCCGGCTTTACAAGGGTAACAAGAGCCGAACTTACCGAGGTATTGACGAGCGAATTTATGTTGCTTGCCAGAACAAAAGGTTTAACTAAGGCTCAGGCTACATATAGACACGCTATGAGAAACTGTATGGTAGTTATATTGCCCGCTATATTTGGTCAATTTATTGGAATTTTAGGAGGCTCGCTGGTCATTGAGAAGATATTTGGTATTCCCGGCGTTGGCGAGCTATACTTAGGTTCTATTACTGCAAGAGACTATAACTTCTTTATGATGTTAACTGCGTTCTATACCTTTATTGGTCTAGCCGCTGGTATTGTTGTCGACATCAGTTACGGATTCATTGATCCGAGGATTAGAATGGGGGCGAAGAAATAA